In Paenibacillus guangzhouensis, a single window of DNA contains:
- a CDS encoding asparaginase, with the protein MTTELNNNQQNESSPSKQAIETAAIDMMRNAEPLVFEYRGGHLENVHYGHVCGVDETGRTAYRSGDPEWVTFMRSAAKPIQAIPFFLEGFDEKFGFTPEEQAIMMASHRALPYHVEALEGMMTKLGLEENVLVCKPTYPLDADARDTLVGDHKPQRRIYHNCSGKHLGVLAYCKGMGYSLDEYYSAEHPAQVRILQIASELSECPVQDIQIGTDGCGFPVFGMPLRNMAIAFLKLACPDLIKDVKLREAVIKVTALMNAYPRMISAEYLICPNLLMDDNIVAKGGAKGIYCFGLKKERLAFALKVTDGSEDEWPIAVASILEQIGYDNQATIDRMYHIGPPAIRNDNGLVIGENRSVFTLYQE; encoded by the coding sequence CTTCGAATACCGCGGCGGACATCTGGAGAATGTCCATTACGGTCACGTCTGCGGCGTCGATGAGACTGGACGCACAGCGTATCGTTCCGGGGACCCGGAATGGGTTACCTTCATGCGTTCCGCGGCAAAGCCGATTCAAGCCATTCCATTCTTCCTCGAAGGATTTGACGAGAAATTCGGGTTCACGCCGGAAGAACAAGCGATTATGATGGCCTCGCATCGCGCGCTGCCTTATCACGTTGAGGCGTTGGAAGGCATGATGACAAAGCTGGGTCTGGAAGAGAACGTCCTCGTCTGCAAGCCAACCTATCCACTGGATGCAGATGCAAGAGACACGCTCGTAGGCGACCACAAGCCGCAGCGCCGCATCTATCATAACTGCTCCGGCAAGCACCTCGGCGTACTCGCCTACTGCAAAGGCATGGGCTATTCGCTTGATGAATATTATTCTGCGGAGCATCCTGCGCAAGTGCGCATTCTTCAGATTGCATCCGAACTATCCGAATGCCCGGTTCAAGACATTCAGATCGGAACCGACGGCTGCGGTTTCCCTGTCTTCGGCATGCCGCTGCGGAATATGGCGATCGCCTTCCTAAAGCTGGCTTGCCCGGATTTGATCAAAGATGTGAAGCTGCGTGAAGCAGTCATAAAGGTTACTGCGTTGATGAATGCCTATCCGCGCATGATCTCCGCCGAATACTTGATCTGCCCGAATCTGCTGATGGACGATAATATCGTGGCCAAAGGCGGCGCGAAGGGCATCTATTGCTTCGGACTGAAGAAAGAGCGCCTTGCGTTCGCGCTCAAAGTAACCGATGGCTCCGAAGACGAATGGCCGATCGCTGTCGCTTCGATCCTAGAGCAGATCGGCTATGACAACCAAGCGACGATTGACCGGATGTATCATATCGGACCGCCGGCGATTCGCAATGACAACGGTCTCGTCATCGGCGAGAATCGCAGCGTCTTTACGCTGTATCAGGAGTAG